One window of Thermacetogenium phaeum DSM 12270 genomic DNA carries:
- the rlmB gene encoding 23S rRNA (guanosine(2251)-2'-O)-methyltransferase RlmB, whose translation MEEMIWGRNPVLEALKAGRPLNKIVVARGSRGSIGEILTRAREEGIPVQFVMRSVIDRLAEGKNHQGVAAFLSPKEYTTVESIIQQAALRREDPLVAVLVGWEDPQNLGALIRSAEAAGAHGVIIQKRRAAPLTGAVAKASAGALAHLPVSRVANLSRTLRDLKEVGLWVAGADAAGELPYYEADLAGPLALVIGGEGKGLGHLADDCDFLVRIPMAGKTGSLNAAVAGSILLFEAMRQRALRSAGTE comes from the coding sequence ATGGAGGAGATGATCTGGGGGCGTAATCCCGTTCTGGAGGCCTTGAAGGCGGGCCGCCCTCTTAACAAAATAGTCGTCGCCCGGGGCAGTCGCGGCAGCATCGGTGAGATCCTCACTCGCGCCCGGGAGGAGGGGATCCCCGTGCAGTTCGTAATGCGCTCCGTTATCGACCGCCTGGCGGAAGGCAAGAACCACCAGGGTGTTGCCGCTTTTCTGAGCCCCAAGGAGTACACTACCGTAGAAAGCATCATCCAGCAGGCTGCGCTGCGAAGGGAGGATCCGCTTGTTGCCGTCCTCGTCGGATGGGAGGACCCCCAGAACCTGGGGGCGCTGATCCGCAGCGCCGAGGCGGCCGGGGCGCACGGTGTGATTATACAAAAGCGCCGGGCGGCCCCTCTCACTGGCGCCGTGGCCAAAGCATCGGCGGGCGCTCTGGCCCATCTCCCCGTGAGCAGAGTGGCCAACCTCTCCCGCACCCTCCGCGACCTGAAGGAGGTGGGGCTGTGGGTGGCCGGCGCCGATGCGGCCGGGGAACTCCCCTATTATGAGGCTGACCTGGCAGGGCCCCTCGCCCTGGTGATCGGTGGGGAAGGAAAGGGCCTGGGGCACCTGGCGGATGATTGCGATTTTTTGGTACGGATCCCGATGGCCGGAAAAACCGGGTCGCTTAACGCTGCAGTGGCGGGTTCCATTCTTCTCTTTGAAGCGATGCGCCAGCGGGCCCTGCGGTCGGCCGGGACGGAGTGA
- a CDS encoding NYN domain-containing protein, producing the protein MDGILLVDGYNVISSWPEFKDLKEAELAHARDRLIAILSEFRAFCGMRVIVVFDAHQVKGGTEQCEQCQGIEVVYTKEGETADNWIEKFAARQRREGTPGKPPLFVVTYDWLEQRIISAQGAYRITPEELRREIQRAKEEGKGFFQEACDRIPLDYRLPDSAKKLFENWRRRKTPG; encoded by the coding sequence TTGGACGGTATCTTGCTTGTGGACGGTTACAATGTTATCAGCTCCTGGCCTGAATTTAAGGACTTAAAAGAGGCCGAGCTGGCTCATGCGCGCGACCGGCTGATCGCCATCTTGAGCGAATTCCGTGCCTTCTGCGGGATGCGGGTGATCGTTGTCTTCGATGCCCATCAGGTAAAGGGCGGCACTGAGCAATGTGAGCAGTGTCAGGGGATTGAGGTGGTCTACACCAAGGAGGGAGAGACGGCCGACAACTGGATCGAGAAGTTCGCTGCCCGCCAGCGCCGAGAGGGGACACCGGGAAAGCCGCCTCTCTTCGTTGTTACCTATGACTGGTTGGAGCAAAGGATTATTTCTGCGCAGGGCGCCTACCGGATCACCCCAGAAGAGCTGCGGCGTGAGATCCAGAGGGCCAAAGAAGAGGGAAAAGGTTTTTTTCAGGAAGCGTGTGATCGGATTCCCCTCGACTACCGCCTCCCGGACTCCGCAAAAAAGCTGTTTGAAAACTGGCGCAGGCGCAAAACCCCCGGCTGA